TATCATGTTCCAATGCAATGTATTGTGAAGATGATTTTTCGCATCGCTCCCCTGATTTTGGGAGGGGCCATCGCGGGCTCCACAGCGTGGGGCGCCGCGGCTCCGGAGTTTGCACCACCGGACGCCAGCGGGGGCGATGTGCGCCGGGATGCAACGGTGATGGCGGTCGAGGCGGTGCTGCCCAGCGTGGTGAACATCGCGACGCGCACCTGGGTGGACGCGGAGGATCCCTACGAGCGGATGGTCCGTCAGTTCTTCCGTCAGGAGCGCCAGCCCCAGGCCAGCTACAGCCGCGGCTCGGGCGTGGTCATTGATGAGGACGGCTATGTGCTGACCAACACGCATGTGGTGGCCAATGCCGACGACATCTGGGTGCAGTTCTTTGATACGGAGGGTTCCGAGTCCATCCGTGCCGAGCGCGTGGTTCTTTCCCGATCCAAGGACGTGGCGGTGCTCAAGCTCAGGCCGGCGACACCCCGAAAATTTCGGGCGGTGCGGTTCGCGGCGAATGACGATCTGTTGCTCGGTGAAACCGTGCTGGCCCTGGGGAACCCGTTCGGACTCGGTGGATCCGTCTCGCGGGGCATCCTGAGCTCCAAGTCCCGACGCCCTGCGGGCCTGGTTCCCGAGGGCGAAACGCTCAACATCGCCGACTGGCTGCAGACCGATGCGGCCGTCAATCCGGGCAACTCCGGCGGACCCCTGATCAATCTGCGCGGGGAACTCATCGGGCTGAACGTGGCGGTGTTCAATCCCAGCTACGGACAGGGGATCGGGTTCGCCATTCCGGTCCGCCAGATTCACGAGGCGCTCGGCGAGATGCTGTCGGGGGAGTCCATCGGCGGGTACTGGTTCGGAGGCCGGCTCAATGGAGCGGCGCGCCCGCTGGTGGTGCAGTCGGTCCAGCCCGGCAGCCCGGCGGCAGCGGCGGGATTGCGCCGGGGGGACGAGGTGCTGCGTCTCAACGGGCGCTGGCTCGACTCCCTGATTGCGTTCAACGAGGAGATCAGCCGGGCCGGCGACCGGCAGGACATTGCCGTGCACATCCGGCGTGGTCCGGAGGTCCGGACCTTGAGCCTGCGGCTGCTCGACGAGCGGGCGTTCTTCAACAACGACCTGCTCCGGAAACGTCTCGGCCTCTCGGTCCGCGTGGCGCGCGGCGGCGGCCTGGTGATTGACCTCGTGGAGCGGGGCGGGCCGGCCGCCGGGGCAAGGCTGCGTCCCGGCCACCTCATCACCGCGGCCGACGGACACCCCACGGAAACGCTGGTTCAACTGGCGCGTCAGACGCACGGCAAGCCCCGCGGCGAGGAGATCCGCCTGGCCGTCATCATTGAAGAGGCGTTGGGCCAGTACCTGCGACGATCCGAGGGCGAGGTGAAGGTGCGGGTCCGGTGAATCCGCCGCTTTCCCCTTGGGACCCCTCCTGCCCGGTGCATAGGATTCACCCCATCGCACGATGGAGCCACCGCCCATGATCGAGGTGAAGGGCCTCACCAAACGCTACCCCGGGCGCACCGCGGTGAATGGCATCTCATTCACCGTGACGCGAGGGGAGGTGGTGGGCTTCCTCGGGCCGAACGGCGCCGGCAAGTCCACAACGATGCGCATCCTCGCCTCGTACCTCCCCGGTACCAGCGGCACGGCCCGGGTTGCCGGGTTTGACGTGTTCCACCAGCCCGACGAAGTCCGCCGCCGGATCGGCTACATGCCGGAGAATAATCCGCTGCACCTCGACATGCGGGTGCGGGAGTACCTGAAGTTCCGCGCGCGCCTGAAGGGGCTCGGATGGCGCCGCAGTCGGGGTCGTGTGGACACCGTTCTGGAGCAGTGCGGGCTTGCCGAGGTGCAGCAGCGGATCATCGGGCAGCTGTCCAAGGGGTACCGCCAGCGGGTGGGTCTTGCCGACGCCCTGGTCCACGAACCGGACCTGATCATCTTGGACGAGCCGACCATCGGCCTGGATCCGCACCAGATCCGCGCCGTGCGCGCCCTCATCAAGGATCTGGCGCAACGGCACACCGTGCTGCTGTCCACGCACATTCTGAGCGAGGTCGAGGTCACCTGTTCACGGGTCCTCATTCTCAACCGCGGCGAGATCATCGCCGCCGACACCGCCGCCAACCTGGAGCGGCGCCTCAGTCTGGATGGCGGCGTGGTCGCCGAGGTGGCCGTCCCGGCGGCGGTGCTTCAGGACGCGGTGCGGGATCTGCCCGACGTCCTGCACGCGGCAGTTGAGCCCATGGACGGCCCGTACCAGCGCCTGACGCTGTCCCCGCGGGCCGGTGTGGACCTGCGTCCGATGGTGTATGAGCTGGTCCGGGCGAACGACTGGCCGCTGCGGGAGTTGACCCGGCGCCATCATTCGCTCGAGGAGATTTTCGTTCACCTCACCCGCAGCCGGAAGGAGGCGGAATGACCGGGGGCACGCGCGACCTGCCCGCCCGGGCACCCGCCGACCTCCGCAACCCCCGGTGATGCGCGTCTTTCTCACCCTCGTGCGGCGCGAACTCGGCGCGACCTTCAAGTCGCTGACCGGCTACGTGGTGATCGCCGCCTCCCTCTGGTTGACCGGTCTGGCGGTGATGGACCTCATCGGATGGCTCAACAACCGGCCGACCGACGCCCCGCTGGCGGAGCTGTTTTATCAAAGCACCTACTTCTGGGTCATCCTGCTGGTGGTCACGCCGGTGATCACGATGCGGACCTTTGCGGCGGAGCGGTCCACGGGGACCTATGAGGCGCTGATGACGACTCCGGTGGGCGAATGGGAGGTGGTGCTCGCGAAGTTTGCGGGCGCGCTGGTGTTCTACCTGCTGACCTGGCTGCCACTCCTGGGGGTGCTGCTGGCCCTGCGCCGGGTGACCGGGGAGGTGCTGGTGCTCGATCCCCTGGTGACGTCGGTGGCGTTCGTTGGAGTCACCCTCGTGGGGTCCGTGTATCTGGCGCTCGGGCTGTTCGCCTCGTCCCTCACCCGAAGCCAGATCATCGCCGCCATGACGGCGTTCCTCATGGGCATCGCGCTCTGGATGGCCGGGATTCGTCCGCCGGCGGCCGACGGCCTCAGGGGGGGGCTGGGTCGTGCGCTCGAGCAGGTGTCGCTGGTGCGGCAGATGGAGGATTTTGCACGGGGTGTTCTCGACTCCCGCCATGTGGTCTTTTGCGTGACGATGACCGTTCTGTTCCTGTTCCTAACCCAGCGCGTCGTTGAGGGACGCCGTTGGAAGTGAGCCCGCGCCCGATGCACGAGACCGATTCCCGTCCCAGCTTTGAGCCCGGCCGCCGGTTCCGGATCGGCGTGAGCGTCGTCGTGGCGGTGGCCTCCCTGCTGGCCCTGGTGGCCATGATGAACTTCGTCGCCGTCACGCGCCACGTGTGGCGTTTCGATGTGCGCGCCGCCCGCGGCACCGCGTTGTCCCCGCTGACCGTGCAGCTGCTCGAGTCCCTGACCAACACCGTCAAGGTGACCGTGATCTTCAATCCCGCGGACGACCTCTTCACCCACGTGGACGGCCTCCTGCGCGAGTACGCCGCGCGCACCCCCCACCTGCGGGTCGAGGTCGTGGATTATCTCCGAAATCCCGGGTCGGCCCAGCTTCTGAAGAGCCGCTACAAGCTGGGGGCCGACGCGGGAAATGTCGTGGTGTTCGATGGCGGGTCCGGGCGCACCCGGGTGGTCACGGCGGGCCAGTTGTCGGTGTACAATGCCGACGACACCCGGGCATTGATGGCGGGGGAGGACCGCGAGATCCGACGCTCGGGCTTCACCGGGGAATACCACTTCACCAGTGCCCTGGCGGCCGTCCAGGAAGGGGAACCGGTGAAGGCGGGCTACCTCATGGGCCATGGCGAGCATCCGCCCGACAGCCAGGAGCCCCTGATGGGTTATTCCCGGTTTCTCGAACTGCTGACCGGCGAGAAAAATCTCAGCGTTGAGCTGGTCCACCTCGGCGCCGCCACCAACGAGATTCCGGCGGACGTCCAGCTCCTCATCATCGCCGGCCCCACCAGCCCGCTGTTGCCCGGCGAGATCACCAAGCTGGACGCCTTCCTCCAGCGCGGGGGGCGGCTGCTGGCACTGCTGCATCCGTATTCCGTGGAAAAGGGCACGGGACTCGAAGGGCTGCTGCAGCGCTGGGGCGTTGCGGCTCCGCCAGGCTATGCCGGGGACGAACAGTTCACCACCTACACCAAGCTGGACGTCATCGCCCGCAATTTTGGGATGCATCCACTGGTCCTGCCGTTGCGGCGGGACCACGGGGCGCTGTACCTGCCCCTGCCGCGCATTGTGGGTCCGATGCCCCCGGATCGGCTCCCGGCCGACGCCCCACGGGCCGAGGTGCTGGTCTGGACCAGCGATGCAGGGTTCACGCGTTCACGGATCCAGGGCGGCCAGGCGGGGTTTGATCCGGCCCGTGACTTCAGGGGCAAGCCGGTGCCGATGGCCGTGGCGGCCGAACAGGGCGGGGTTTCCGGGATCGCCGCCGGCCGCAGTGCCGCCCGGCTCGTCGTCATCGGAGACTCCACCATGTTTGCCAACGAATCCCTCGGGAAGCCGTTCGAAACTGCAAACAACCGGGACTTTGCCTCCCTGGCCGTGAGCTGGCTGCTGGATCGCCCGCAATCCATGGCCATCGGCCCCAGACCCATCCGGGAATACCGGCTCCAGTTCACGGAACCGCAAATGCGACGCCTGCGCTGGGTGCTCCTGGGAGCCCTGCCCGGCGGCGTGTTGCTGCTTGGGGGGATGGTCTGGCTCCGCCGCCGCAGCTGAAGCCGACTGATGAACGCCCGCACCACCTGGATCCTGTTTCTGTCCGCCGCGGTCCTCGGCGGCTACCTGTACCTGTCCGGATCGCGCTCCGGACACGGCTCCGGCGTGGGGGGGGACGGGTTTGTGCCGGTGGTCGGTTCGGAAGTGACCGCCGTCGAACTGGCCCGGTCCAATCTTGTGCTCCGCGTCGAACGGACCGCCAGCGGCTGGCAGATGGTCCTTCCCGTGACGTATCGCGCCCAGAGTTCTTCCGTGGACGCATTCCTCGAGGCCCTTGAAGGCATGAGGCCGCGCACCATGATCCCATTGTCCCGGATCGCGGACAGCGGCGCCACCAATGGTCTCACGGCGTTTGGCCTCGATGAAAGCGCCCTCACCCTGAAGCTGGAGACGATCCCCGGGAACCCTCCCGTCTTTTTCAAGCTGGGTGGTCCAGCCCCGTTCGGCAACCAGTTCTACTGTCACCAGGTCGGATCCGACGTCCTGTTCACCGCGAGCGACTCCCTGCTCGCGTCCGTCCCGCGCACGCCCGACGCCTGGCGAGACCGCTCCCTGTTCGACCTGGAGGGGGAGGCATTCGATCGGGTCGAGGTGCGTGGCAAACCGGGCTTCGTCGCCGAGCGGAGCCCGGCGCATGACTCCTGGCGGCTGACCCGCCCCCTTTCGGCCCGCGCGGACTCGTCGCGGATCGAGACCTTGCTGGGCTCCCTCCAGAGGCTTCGCGTGGCGGGATTCGTCGCGGAATCCCCGCTGACCGACCTCGGACCGCTGGGGCTACAGCCCGCCGAGATCGAACTCATCGTCGGACGCGGCAGCAACGATCTCGTCCGGCTCCAGTTCGGCCGGTCACCCACCAACGCCCCGGACTATGTATTCGTCCGGCGCCTGGCCACCACCAACCTCGTCCTCGTGCCCGCCGAGGCCGCGGCGTTGCTCCGCCTGCCCGTCGCCAACTTCAGGGACCGGAGGCTCCTGCCACCGCTGGACGGGGTGGATGCCCTTGCTGCGATGACCGGGACCAATCAAATCATCCTGGAACGGCGGGGAACCAACTGGTGGCTGGCTGGCAATCCCCCGCAACCCGCGGATCCCGACCGGGTGTCCCAGCTTCTGGAGCAGCTGTCCTTCATCGAGATCGCCGAATTCCCCGATGACGTGCCGGCCGACCTCACCCGGTATGGACTCGCCGCTCCCGGCCGTGAGTGGAGCCTCCGTTCCGGCACCAATGAAGTGGTCCGCCTGGCCATTGGGGCCGAGGACGGCCTCGACAAGGCGTTTGTGCGCCGGGCCGACGAGATGCCGGTGTACTCGGTGCCGCTGGCCGAGGTGCTGCGGCTGCCCAACACGGCCGCACAGCTTCGCCTCCTGCGCTTCGATCCCACCAACGTCGTCCAGGTGGTTGTCCGCCAGCGGGGGCGCAGCCATGCGGTCACCCGGGGACCAGACGGTGCCTGGCAGGGCGTGCCGGCCATTCCGGGCATCCTGTTTGACGAGGCGGTCAACGAGACCCTGTACCGCATCGGCCGGATGGAGGGTGCGCGCTACCCGGTGCGCGACGACCGTCAGCTCGAACTGCTCAAGTTTCCCGAGGTGAACCATGAACTGGAGATCGAGCTTGGTCCCGGCGCTCCGATGCGTCGGCTGACCCTGCGATTTGGCGGACGGAATCCCCTCGACAACCTCTTCGCGCTTGCCGTGTGTGACTCGGACGAGCACGGCTTCCTCTTCGAGTTCCCCGGAGCCCTGTACCTCGACGTGCTCCGTGACTTCAACGTCCCGTGACGGATTCCTCCGAGCCCTGCCCGGCCGGCACGGGCGCCCAGCGACCCCGCCCCCGCCCGCATCGGCGCCGCCTGTACCGGCTTTGCCTGCGGTGCCTTCGGATTGGCGTCCGCACGGGCTATGCCGTCCTGGCGCTGATCGGGTACCTTCTGCTGCATCTTGCCTACGTTGGGGCTCCGGAATTTCTGAAGGAGCCCGTGTTAAACCAGGTCCGCGCCCAGGGGCTTGAGCTCGAATCCGGACGCATCCGGTTCCTGCCGCTGCGGGGAATCGTTGCCGAGCAGGTCAACGTGCACTGGACCGGAGAGGCGGATCGCCGTCCGCTGCTGGTTCGCGAGGTGTCATTGCGCTTCGACTGGAGGCCGCTGCTCACCCTGTCACCGCCGCGTCTGATCGGCGTCAGCTTCGCCGGAGGCTCGGCCGCTCAAGCGGTGGAGGGGGCGGAAGGCATGCCGACGGCGTTGCTCCGCATGGACGACCTGGCCGGAGAACTGGATTTTTCCGCCGGCGATCTCTGGCGCGTACGATGGATCACCGCCCGGGTGAACGGGCTCCGGCTCGAAGCGATGGGCTCGGTGAGCGACGCCCAGTTGCTGCGGCCGCGGCAGCGTCCGGAAACCCGGCCCACCGGACTCCGGAGCCCGTTTCTCGCCCGTGCGTTGGGGCATCTCGAACGGATGTCCTTTGAGGAACCCCCCCGGATGGAGATGCAGTTCTTCGTCCATGGCCGGGATCTCCGTCAGTCCGTCCTCCAGATCCGGATCGGGGCTGGGGGAGGGCGCGGTCCTGCGGGTGAATTCGACGATCTGCGGCTCCGGCTGGACGTGCAGCCCTCGCAGCGCCTGGCGGACCGGTCGCACGGCGTGGTCCATCTGGACTCGGCGGCGGTGCGCAGCCGCTGGGGCGCACTGGATGCCCTGCAGTTTCGCGCCGAGGCGGAATTTGTGCCCACCAACGCACTGCCGGATCGGGTGCGTTGGAGCCTGATTGCCGACTCACTGTCGCAGGAATTCGGGCGCCTGAAACGCCTGCGCGTGGAGGCGGACACCGACCTGGCGATGCAGGATGTGCCCCCTGACCTTCCGGAAGGACTGGATCCCGCCCGCAAACCCGGACGCCGCGAACCGCCCCCTGACGCCCGCATCGTCACCCAGCTGGAATGTTCGGCCTTCGAGTTCCGGAATCGCTGGGTCACGGTGTCCAATCTCACACTGTCCCTGCAGGCCCGGAGCACCCCCGGGGAGTGGATCCCCCGGTCGGCCGACTGGTGTTTGCGCGCCGAGGAGGCGGTGTCCGACGAGGCCCGCCTGACGCTGCTGGACCTTTGCGGATCCGCCCTGCCGGTCGCATCCGAACGTCAACCTGCGGTCACCGGATTCTGGGCCCGGATCGCCCCCTGGAGAGTGCATGCCCGGCTGGCGGCCACCCAGGTGCAGACTCGCGCGATGGCGTCGGCGGAGCGCCTGCACCTGCTGGCCGACTGGAATGAGGGCCGCCTGCGACTGGGCGAATTTGAGGCGACGATTCCGGCGGGCTCGATCGTGGGCAGCGGCTCGATCCAGGCGTCCAGCGGCGAGGCCGGGCTTGAATTGCGCGGTACCCTCGCTCCCAGGCTCCTCGAGCCGTTGCTGCCGCCGGAGGCTGCTCCCCTCATGGGCCGCGTCGAACTGCATGAGTCCTCCTCGGTGGGGTTTGACCTCAGCGTTCGCGCCCGCGTCCCGGTCACCGCGGAATTTTCCCCGGAGCTCGTCCGCAACCTGCTCCCGACCCTGCATGCGCGCGGGGTGTTGCAGTCCACCAATCTGGCGCTCGGCGATCTGGCGGTGCAGGAGCTTCGGGTGCCCTTCGAATGGACGCCCCAGGAGGTCCGCGTGGAGGACATGCGTCTGTTCCGGCCGCCCGACGAGGTGCGCATCACCGCCGCCGCCGGCTGGCGATCCGGAACCTGGCACGCCCGGGTGGAGGGACAGGCCAATCCGCTCGACCTGGTGCCCTGGGTGCGCACGCCGGGCCTCGACCGCCAGCGCACCTTGATTCAGCTGGACGGGCCGGCGCGGGTCTCCGGTGAGCTTTGGGGGGACTGGAACGACCCGCAGCGGACGGGGATAACCCTCCAGGTGGCCCTCACCAACGCCAGTTACCGGAGGGAGCCGATCACGGAACTGCGCACCGCGCTGAGCTACACGAACCAGCAGATGGTGTTCACCGGCACGGAGCTGTTGCAAGGGACCAACCGGGCGCGGGCGCAGGTGCTTCGGTACGACATCCCTGCGGGACTCCTCCACGTGACCAACGGATTCTCGACGCTTGATGTCGCCTCCCTGGCCAGGGCGATCGGTCCCATGACGGCGCGAACGCTGGCCCCCTATCAATTTGCCGAACCGCCTTCGGTGCGCATCCAGGGCTCGATCCCGGTGATTGAGAACGTGCAGGGGGACGTGTTCTTCGAAGCGAGCGTTCCCCGGCTCCAGTGGTGGTACTTCGAGTTTGAACGTCTGCTGGCAACCGTCCGATGGGCGGGGAACCAGATTGTCATCACGAACGTCGCCGGGGCCTTCTGCGGCGGGGTGGTCAGCGCCGCGGTGACGGTGGACGTCAGCAATCGTGAGGACACCTCGTTCGCGTTCAACGCGTCGTTTGCCGACGTGGATCTGCACCGCCTGGTGTCCGACCTGAGCACGCAGACCCACCGGTTGGAGGGGCAGTTGAGCGGTGAGGTGACGGTTGTGGAGGGGCATGCGCAGGAAAGCCGCCCCTGGGAGGGCTTCGGCAATGCCCAGCTCCGAAACGGCTATCTGTGGGACCTGCCGCTCTTTGGCATGTTCTCCCCGGCCTTTGAAAGTGTCTCCCCCGGCCTGGGCAGCGCCCGGTTCCGTGAAGGCAATGCGTTGTTCGCCCTCACCAATCGGTCGGTGGACCTCCGGCGGGTGGAGCTGCTGTCGTCGGCGATGCGCCTCCAGCTCGAAGGGCTCGTGGGCTTTGATGGCTCGCTGCGGCTGGTGCTTGAGGCGGAGCCGCTGCGGGATCTGCCGCTTGTGGGACCGCTGGTGAATCTGGTCCTGAGCCCCTTTACGAAGCTCATGGAATACGACGTGACCGGCACCCTCGAACGGCCGGAGGCGGAATTACGCCACGTACCTTCCTTTCTGCGGGCCCCTCTGCAGCCGTTTCGGACGCTCAAGAGCGTCTTCCAAGGGTCGCCGGGGCCAGGGACACGGAAGCCGCCGGTGGAAGCGCCGTCCCCGTGACCGCCAGACCGATCACCCGGGGACACCATCCGCCGACGACCTCGTCTCAAACCCCTCGGAAATTGGGCACGTGGATTTTCTCTCCACCGCGCATCGCCGACTCGTGGGCGAGAATGCCCACCAGGGTCCAATTGAGCGACTGGTGCAGGTCGGGGAAGCTCGGACGGTTCTCCACAAGGCTCATGACGAACTCATGGGCCAGATGGGGATGGCTGCCGCCATGACCGCTGCCCTGGATGAAGCTCAGGTGGGCATTCTCCGCCATGTCATAGACGCACCGGGTGGTGAAGTCCCGGATGCCCTCGGGCAGCAGGTGGGCATAGTCGGGGATCTTGACCTTTTCCACCTTCTCCCCCCCCAAGTGGAGCACGGGGTCATCGTGCTCGACGAGCTGCCATTCAAATGAGGTGAGAGATCCATAGCAGTCGAAGCTCTCCTGGTACTGACGCGCGGCGTCGAACAGGTACCGGGTGACCTCGCCGGCGACATCCTGGTTGCGCACCTTGAAGTGCGCCGTCTCGAAGGCGAAGGGTGAGCCATATTTGGCGATGCGCGCCTCGGAGATGCGTCCGGAACCGAGACAGGACACGAACTCCGCCTCGCCGTTGACGATGCCCAGGCAGGGCGACACGCAGTGGGTTGCGTAGTGCATCGGGGGCAGGCCCTCCCAGTACCCCGGCCATCCGGCCATGTTCTGCAGGTGACTGCCGCGCACAAACTGGATGCGCCCCAGCCGGCCGGTGTCCCGAAGCTCCCTCACGTAAAGATACTCCCGGCTCCAAACGACGGTTTCCATCATCATGTACCGGCGCCCGTTTTCCCGGCTTGCCCGCGCGATCTCCCGGGCCTCCTCCACCGTGGTACAGGCCGGCACCGTGCAGGCCACGTGCTTGCCGGCACGCAGGGCGGCGATGGCCTGCGCGGCGTGCAGGTGGATCGGGGAATTGATGTGGACCGCGTCCACTGCGGGATCTCGCAGCAATTCCTCGAAACTGGAAAAGCGCCGTTCCACTCCGAACGCCTTGCCGATCTGGTCCAGCTTCTCCCTGGAGCGCTGGCAGATGGCATACAGGTGTGCGTGCGGATGCCGCTGGTAAATGGGGATGAACTCGGCCCCGAAACCGAGGCCCACAATGGCGATGTTGAGTTTGCGGTTCATGAAATGCGTGAGCCGAAGGCCCGCCCCGGTGCAAACGGGAAGTGGCCCGCGACACCGGAGACGACGGAAAGTCAACGCCTCCCCCGAAAACAGGGTCAACGGGAAACTCCCGCGGTACTCCCCGCCGGTGTCCCGCGTGGAGTCCCCGGCACCCGACCGTGCGGGCGGCCCGTTACAGCGGACGGAATCCGTCGGGTCCGTGGGTGCTCTTGGACTTCAGCCAGCGGAGATCGGCGCCGCCGTCCCGCGGATTCCCCGGCCCGGACTTGCGGCCGAGCAACTGCGGATCCCGCCACTTCCGGATTTCGGCGTGTCCGTCCGAAAAGGACAGGCCTCCGGCATTGTTGTGATAGGCGGCAGGGGCATCCACCCAGTTGTTCGCCGCCGGGTCGCAGACGAACCAGCCGTCGTTGATGGAAGCGGGGTTCTCGTCAATAGTCACCCAGGTGTCCACCGGGCTCCGGATATCGCCCATGCGCCGGAAATTGGTCACCGGGTTGTTTCCGGTCGCGCGGTTCGGCGCCCAGGCGTTGATGGGGTTCATCCAGTTGTTCATG
Above is a window of Verrucomicrobiia bacterium DNA encoding:
- a CDS encoding trypsin-like peptidase domain-containing protein — translated: MIFRIAPLILGGAIAGSTAWGAAAPEFAPPDASGGDVRRDATVMAVEAVLPSVVNIATRTWVDAEDPYERMVRQFFRQERQPQASYSRGSGVVIDEDGYVLTNTHVVANADDIWVQFFDTEGSESIRAERVVLSRSKDVAVLKLRPATPRKFRAVRFAANDDLLLGETVLALGNPFGLGGSVSRGILSSKSRRPAGLVPEGETLNIADWLQTDAAVNPGNSGGPLINLRGELIGLNVAVFNPSYGQGIGFAIPVRQIHEALGEMLSGESIGGYWFGGRLNGAARPLVVQSVQPGSPAAAAGLRRGDEVLRLNGRWLDSLIAFNEEISRAGDRQDIAVHIRRGPEVRTLSLRLLDERAFFNNDLLRKRLGLSVRVARGGGLVIDLVERGGPAAGARLRPGHLITAADGHPTETLVQLARQTHGKPRGEEIRLAVIIEEALGQYLRRSEGEVKVRVR
- a CDS encoding DUF4340 domain-containing protein; translation: MNARTTWILFLSAAVLGGYLYLSGSRSGHGSGVGGDGFVPVVGSEVTAVELARSNLVLRVERTASGWQMVLPVTYRAQSSSVDAFLEALEGMRPRTMIPLSRIADSGATNGLTAFGLDESALTLKLETIPGNPPVFFKLGGPAPFGNQFYCHQVGSDVLFTASDSLLASVPRTPDAWRDRSLFDLEGEAFDRVEVRGKPGFVAERSPAHDSWRLTRPLSARADSSRIETLLGSLQRLRVAGFVAESPLTDLGPLGLQPAEIELIVGRGSNDLVRLQFGRSPTNAPDYVFVRRLATTNLVLVPAEAAALLRLPVANFRDRRLLPPLDGVDALAAMTGTNQIILERRGTNWWLAGNPPQPADPDRVSQLLEQLSFIEIAEFPDDVPADLTRYGLAAPGREWSLRSGTNEVVRLAIGAEDGLDKAFVRRADEMPVYSVPLAEVLRLPNTAAQLRLLRFDPTNVVQVVVRQRGRSHAVTRGPDGAWQGVPAIPGILFDEAVNETLYRIGRMEGARYPVRDDRQLELLKFPEVNHELEIELGPGAPMRRLTLRFGGRNPLDNLFALAVCDSDEHGFLFEFPGALYLDVLRDFNVP
- a CDS encoding ATP-binding cassette domain-containing protein — encoded protein: MIEVKGLTKRYPGRTAVNGISFTVTRGEVVGFLGPNGAGKSTTMRILASYLPGTSGTARVAGFDVFHQPDEVRRRIGYMPENNPLHLDMRVREYLKFRARLKGLGWRRSRGRVDTVLEQCGLAEVQQRIIGQLSKGYRQRVGLADALVHEPDLIILDEPTIGLDPHQIRAVRALIKDLAQRHTVLLSTHILSEVEVTCSRVLILNRGEIIAADTAANLERRLSLDGGVVAEVAVPAAVLQDAVRDLPDVLHAAVEPMDGPYQRLTLSPRAGVDLRPMVYELVRANDWPLRELTRRHHSLEEIFVHLTRSRKEAE
- a CDS encoding GldG family protein, translated to MHETDSRPSFEPGRRFRIGVSVVVAVASLLALVAMMNFVAVTRHVWRFDVRAARGTALSPLTVQLLESLTNTVKVTVIFNPADDLFTHVDGLLREYAARTPHLRVEVVDYLRNPGSAQLLKSRYKLGADAGNVVVFDGGSGRTRVVTAGQLSVYNADDTRALMAGEDREIRRSGFTGEYHFTSALAAVQEGEPVKAGYLMGHGEHPPDSQEPLMGYSRFLELLTGEKNLSVELVHLGAATNEIPADVQLLIIAGPTSPLLPGEITKLDAFLQRGGRLLALLHPYSVEKGTGLEGLLQRWGVAAPPGYAGDEQFTTYTKLDVIARNFGMHPLVLPLRRDHGALYLPLPRIVGPMPPDRLPADAPRAEVLVWTSDAGFTRSRIQGGQAGFDPARDFRGKPVPMAVAAEQGGVSGIAAGRSAARLVVIGDSTMFANESLGKPFETANNRDFASLAVSWLLDRPQSMAIGPRPIREYRLQFTEPQMRRLRWVLLGALPGGVLLLGGMVWLRRRS
- a CDS encoding ABC transporter permease — translated: MRVFLTLVRRELGATFKSLTGYVVIAASLWLTGLAVMDLIGWLNNRPTDAPLAELFYQSTYFWVILLVVTPVITMRTFAAERSTGTYEALMTTPVGEWEVVLAKFAGALVFYLLTWLPLLGVLLALRRVTGEVLVLDPLVTSVAFVGVTLVGSVYLALGLFASSLTRSQIIAAMTAFLMGIALWMAGIRPPAADGLRGGLGRALEQVSLVRQMEDFARGVLDSRHVVFCVTMTVLFLFLTQRVVEGRRWK
- a CDS encoding Gfo/Idh/MocA family oxidoreductase; protein product: MNRKLNIAIVGLGFGAEFIPIYQRHPHAHLYAICQRSREKLDQIGKAFGVERRFSSFEELLRDPAVDAVHINSPIHLHAAQAIAALRAGKHVACTVPACTTVEEAREIARASRENGRRYMMMETVVWSREYLYVRELRDTGRLGRIQFVRGSHLQNMAGWPGYWEGLPPMHYATHCVSPCLGIVNGEAEFVSCLGSGRISEARIAKYGSPFAFETAHFKVRNQDVAGEVTRYLFDAARQYQESFDCYGSLTSFEWQLVEHDDPVLHLGGEKVEKVKIPDYAHLLPEGIRDFTTRCVYDMAENAHLSFIQGSGHGGSHPHLAHEFVMSLVENRPSFPDLHQSLNWTLVGILAHESAMRGGEKIHVPNFRGV